GCCGCACCTCGGCCCAGGTGGCGTCCCACACGGCGGGGCCGCGGTGCAGGGCGGTGAAGACCGTTCCGGCGGAGACGCGCAGTTCGCGGCGCGCGAGTTCGTCGGTCAGGCGGGCCGGGTCCGTGGGCAGGTAGCCGTGCGGGCCGAGTTCGATCCAGTGGTAGCCGGCCTCCGCGACCTCGTCGAGGAACCTGCTCCACGAGGTCTGCCGTGGGTCGTCGGAGAACCAGACGCCCCACGAGCAGGGGGCCGAGCCGACGCGGATGGTCGCGTCCGGGTGCGCTGGTGGTGTCACGGGCTGAGTCACTGGCCAGGTCACTTCCTCTCCCTCTGCGTCCCGCCGCGGGGCCTGGCGGGTCCCGGCGGGCCGAACGGGCCGGGGCCGCCCGGCGCCGTTCGCGCGGTGCTTGTCGTTCGCGCCGTTCCTCTCCTGCGGTTTCCGCTGCCGGTCGCCGGTCGTCGTGGCCGTCGTGGCCGTCGTGGTCAGGATCGTTCCCGGCCTCCGGGGGCGTCCGGGGTGTCCTCGGTGGTCCCGGTGTGCTGGTCGTCTTCCCCACGTTCCCCGGGAGTTCCGGGGCGCGCGGGCGCGTCGGGGAGGCTGCCGGTGTCCACGCCGCCGACCCGGGCGAGTTCGTGCTTCAGCGCGGCGAGTTCGGCGCCGCCCGCCATGTGCAGGGTCAGTTCCTCAAGCGTGACGCGCTCGCGCGGCTCGCTCAGCTCTACCGTGCCGAGGCGCAGCACGGTGAAGTGGTCGCCGACCAGGTAGGCGTGGTGGGGGTTGTGGGTGATGAACACGACGCCGAGGCCGCGTTCGCGCGCGGCGGCCACGTACTTGAGGACGACGCCCGACTGCTTGACGCCGAGCGCGGCGGTCGGCTCGTCGAGGATGAGCACGCGGGCGCCGAAGTGCACGGCGCGTGCGATGGCGACGGACTGCCGCTGGCCGCCGGAGAGCGAGCCGATGGGCTGCTCCATGTCGTCGAGCGCGATGCCCATGGCGCGCAGCGACTCGTCCGCGACGCGTTTCATGCGCGGGATGTCGAGCCGCTGGAGGGGCCAGGGGCCCCGGGTGAGTTCCGAGCCGAGCCAGAAGTTGCGCCACACCGGCATCAGCGTGACGGTCGCGAGGTCCTGGTAGACGGCGGCGATGCCGCGCGCGAGCGCGTCGCGGGGCGAGGAGAGCCGGGCCGGTTCGCCGTCGATGAGCAGTTCGCCCTCGCTGTGCCGGTGCAGCCCGGAAACGATCTTGATCAGCGTGGACTTGCCCGCGCCGTTGTCCCCGAGCACGCACGTCACCTCGCCGGCCCTGACGGTGAGGTCCACGCCGTGCAGGGCGCGGTTGGTGCCGTAGGTCTTGCCGACGCCGGTCAGCCTGACCAGTTCGCGCCCGGCGCGCGCGCCGGTGTCGTTGTCGCTCATGCGCCGCGCCTCCGGGTGGCCTGCTTGCGGACGTAGAGGTTGAGGAGCGTGGCGAGCAGCAGCATCGCGCCGAGGAAGAACATGAACCAGTCCGGGTCCCAGTCCGCGTACACGATGCCCTGGGAGACCATGCCGAACAGGAACGCGCCGATGACCGGCCCGGTGATCGAGCCGTAGCCGCCGGTCAGGAGGCAGCCGCCGATGACCGCCGCCGCGATGTAGAGGAGTTCGTTGCCGACGCCGCCGCCGGACTGGATCGTGTTGAACGCGAACAGCTGGTGCATGCCGACGAACCAGGCGGTGAAGCCGACCAGCATGAACAGGCTGACCTTGACGAACGCCACGGGCACGCCGACCGCCCGCGCGCTGTCCTGGTCGCCGCCCGCCGCGAAGATCCAGTTGCCGTACTTGGTGCGCAGCAGGACCCAGGCGGCCAGCGCCGCGAAGCCGAGCCACCACAGGACGGTGACGCGGATGTTGGTGCCGCCGATGCCGAGGGTGGAGGAGAAGACCTGGCGCGCCTGCTCGAAACCCTCCATGTCGCGGATGGAGTCGGTCGCGACATTGCCGGTGACGGCCTTGGTGATGGCCAGGTTCAGGCCCTGGAGCATAAGGAACGTGCCCAGGGTGATCAGGAAGCTCGGCAGCCGGGTCCGCACCAGCATCAGCCCGTTGAACGCGCCGATCGCGAGGGACAGGACGAGCGCGACCAGCACGCCCGACCACACGTTCAGGGTGAACTGGAACGCGACCATGCTGGCCGTCAGCGCCGATGACGTGACCGCGACGCCCGCCGAGAGGTCGAACTCGCCGCCGATCATCAGCAGCGCGACCGCCAGGCCCATGATGCCGAGCGTCGAGGACTGGTACAGCACCGTGGACAGGGAGTCGAGCTGCCGGAACGTCGGCGCCACCGCCCAGAACAGGACGTACACCGCGAGCGCCCCGATGAGGGCGCCCATCTCGGGCCGGGACAGTACCCGGCGGGGCAGGGACGGGGCGGTCACCGGGTGCCGTTCCTGGCGTACTCGGCGACCTCGCCGATGTTGTCCCGGTCGACGAACGCCGGCCCGGTGAGCACGGGTTCCGCGCCGCCCCCGCTGAAGTTGCCGTTGTTGTGGTACAGCCACAGGCTGTCGATGGCGAGGTAGCCCTGGAGGTAGGGCTGCTGGTCGACGGCGAACTCGACCCGCCCGTCCTCGATCGCCGGCACCACCTCGGTGTTGAGGTCGAACGTCGCGACCGTCGCGTCGCTGCCTGCGTCCGCGACCGAGTCGACGGCCGTCAGCGCGAACGGCGCGCCCAGCGCCACCACGTAGTCGACGGCGGGCTCCTGCCGCAGCTTGGCCTCGATGGTGGCGCGCACCGACGGCATGTCGGCGCCCTCCACGTACAGGATCTCCGTCTCGCCCTCGAAGGTGTCGGCCACGCCCGCGCAGCGCGCCTCGTGGCCGACGTTGCCCTGCTCGTGGATGACGCAGACGGCGTGCTCGGCGCCCTCGTCGTTCAGCCGCTCGCCGAACGCCTGCCCCGAGACGGTCTCGTCCTGCCCGAAGAACGACAGCAGGCCGAGGTCCTGCCACGTGTCCATGCCGGAGTTGAGGCCGACGACGGGTATGCCCGCCTCCGCGGCCTGCTGGATCGCGCCGGTCAGGCCCTCCGGGTTGGCCAGCGAGATGGCGATGCCGTCGACGTCCTGGTCGATGGCGTTCTGGATGAGGTTGGCCTGCCCCGAGACCGCCGGGTCGCTGGCGTAGACCAGCTCGGCGTTGCTCTTCTGCGCGCCGGCTTCCGCGCCCTTGCGCACGGTGTCCCAGAACGTGTCGCCCGGCGCGCCGTGTGTGATGAGCGCCACCTTCATGCGCGGGGTGTCGGCCACTCCCGCCGCTGCCGCCTCCTCGGCCCGCTCGCGGGCGGCCTTGCCGCCCGTACTGCTCGAACAGGCCGTCGCGAGCAGCAGGCCGGCGGCGCAGAGGGCCGCGCCGGCGGTGCGATACACACGTTTCATCGTCCGGAACCTCACTTCGGTGTGAGCGCTGGGCGCGGCCGGCCCTCGTCACGGAGGACCGTGGGTGCCGATGCGCGCAGCAAACTCCCCACCCGCTGAGCATGTCAATACTTTGTCCTGACAATACATTGACAGGTGCTCGCGGCGCGCCTACACCTGAGGGGTATGGCCGGACCGCTGGACCTCATCACCATGGGACGCATCGGCGTTGACCTCTACCCGCTCGAAACCGGTGTGCCGCTGGCGCGCGTGGAGACGTTCGGGAAGTTCCTCGGCGGATCCCCGACGAACGTGGCGGTCGCCGCGGCCAGGCTCGGCCGTTCCGCGGCCGTCATCAGCAGGACGGGCCGCGACCCGTTCGGCGACTACTGCCGTCAGGCCCTCGCGGAGTTCGGCGTCGACGACCGCTGGGTGACGCCCGTCGACGGGCTGCCGACGCCCGTGACGTTCTGCGAGATCTTCCCGCCCGACGACTTCCCGCTGTACTTCTACCGGCAGCCGAAGGCGCCCGACCTGGTGATCGAGCCGGACGAGCTCGATCTGGCCTCCGTCGCGGCGGCGCGCGTGTTCTGGGCGAGCGGCACCGGGCTGTGCGAGGAGCCGAGCAGGACGGCGACGCTCACCGCACTCGCGGCGCGCTCGGCGGCCGGGGGCGCGGGCCGCGTGGCCACGGTGTTCGACCTCGACTGGCGGCCGGTGTTCTGGCCCGAGGGCTCCGCCGCCGCCGCGCGCCCCCACTACCTGGCCGCGCTGGCGCACGCCACGGTCGCGGTGGGGAACGTGGCGGAGTGCGAGGTCGCGACCGGCGAACGCGAGCCCCTGGCGTGCGCCGAGGCGCTGCTGGCCGCCGGGGTGGAGCTCGCGGTCGTCAAACGCGGCCCCGCCGGGGTGCTGCTCGCGCACCGCGACGGCCGGGTGGCCGAGGTGCCGCCGCACCCGGTCGAGGTCGTGAACGGGCTCGGCGCGGGCGACGCGTTCGGCGGCGCGCTGTGCCACGGGCTGCTCGCCGGCTGGCCGCCCGACCGGCTGGCCAGGTACGCGAACGCGGCCGGCGCGCTCGTCGCCGGGCGGCTCGCGTGCTCGGCGGCCATGCCGTTCGCGCACGAGGTGGACGCGCTGCTCGCCGCCGCCGCGCCCGGGGGTGCCGCGTGAGCATCGACGTCACCGAGCTGGTGACCGTGCGCAGCCGCCACCCGGAGGCGATCGCCGAGGCCGCGGCCCGGCGGGCGCGCCGCCCGCTGCTGGGCGAACGCGGCCGGCTGCTGATCATCGCCGCGGACCACCCGGCGCGCGGCGCGCTGGCCGTCGGCGGCCGGAAGCTCGCCATGGGCAACCGGCTCGACCTGCTGGAACGGCTGACGCTCGCGCTGTCGCGGCCCGGCGTGGACGGGGTGCTCGGCACCGCCGACATCCTGGACGACCTGCTGCTGCTCGGCGCGCTGGAACGCAAGGTGGTCATCGGCTCGATGAACCGCGGCGGCCTGGCCGGTTCGGTGTTCGAGCTGGACGACCGGTTCACCGGGCACAGGGCCGAGGACATCGCGCGGCTCGGGTTCGACGCGGGCAAGCTGCTGCTGCGCATCGACCGTTCCGACGCCGGGTCGCTCAGCACCCTGCACGCGGCGGCCAGGACGGTGGACGAGATGGCGGCGCGGCGGCTCCCGGTGTTCGTCGAGCCGTTCCTGTGCCGCCGCGTCGACGGGCGGGTGACCTCGGACCTGGGCGCCGAGGCCGTCGCGACGTCGCTCGCCATCGCCTCCGGGCTCGGCGGCACCTCCGCCTACACGTGGCTGAAGGTGCCGGTGGCCGCCGCCCCCGAGGCGACCGAACGCGCGCTGGCCGCCACGACCCTGCCGGCCGTCCTGCTCGGCGGCGACGTGACCGCCGACCAGGACGCCGTGTTCGGGCGGTGGCGCGCCGCGCTGCGGCTGCCGACCGTGCGCGGCCTCGTCGTGGGCCGCGCCCTGCTGTACCCGCCGGACGGCGACGTGGCGAAGGCCGTGGACACCGCCGTCGGTCTGCTCTGAACGTGCCCGGCCGGTGGCGCGCTCCGCCGCCGGCCGGCCGGAACCGCCGTGAGGACGTGACCCGTTGACCGTGAACGCACGCACCGAGGCCGCCGCCCGCCGCCACCTGCCCGCCGGGTCCGCTAGCGCGGGCCCCTACAGCCTGGACATCTCGCCCGCGAGCGCCGGCTGGGCGCACTCCTCGCTGCGGATACTGCCGCTCGCGCCCGGCGGCCTGCACACGTTCGCCACCGGTGACAGCGAGTGGATCGTGCTGCCGCTGGCCGGCTCCTGCACGGTCACCGCCGAGGGGCGCACGTTCGAACTCGCGGGCCGCACCGATGTGTTCACGGCCGTCTCCGACTTCGCCTACGTGCCGCGCGACGCCGAGGCGACGGTCGCCTCCGCGGGCGGCGGCCGGTTCGCGCTGGCCGGCGCGCGCTGCGCGCGCCGGCTGCCCGCGCGCCGGGGCGCGGCCGAGGGCGTGCCGGTGGAGCTGCGCGGCGCGGGCGCCTGCTCGCGGCAGGTCAACAACTTCGCCGCCGCCGGGGTGTTCGAGGCGGACCGGCTGATCGCCGTCGAGGTCCTGACGCCCGGCGGCAACTGGTCCTCCTACCCGCCGCACAAGCACGACGAGGCGGTGCCGGGCGCCGAGTCCCGCCTTGAGGAGATCTACTACTACGAGATCGCCGCCGCGCCCGGCGGCCCGGGGGCCGAGGGCGTCGGCTACCAGCGCGTCACCCCGGCGGGGCCGGGCGGCACGGACGTGCTGGCAGAAGTGCGCGGCGGCGACGCGGTGCTGATCCCCGACGGCTGGCACGGCCCGTCCATCGCGGCGCCCGGGCACGACATGTACTACCTGAACGTCATGGCAGGTCCGGACGCGGAACGCGCGTGGCTGATCAGCGACCATCCCGACCACGCGTGGGTCAGGGACCGCTGGCGGGACGAAGTCCCCGATCCCAGGCTGCCGTTGTACGCCCCGGGCGCGCCGGGGGCGGGCCGGTGAGCGCGCGGCTGACCGTGGCCCAGGCCCTCGTCCGCTTCCTGGCCCGGCAGTACACGGAACGGGACGGGCTGCGGCACCGGCTCATCGACTCCTGCTGGGGCGTGTTCGGGCACGGCAACGTGGCGGGCCTCGGGCAGGCGCTGGTCGAGAGCGGCCACGCGCCCGGCGCCGAACTCCCGTTCCACCAGGGGCGCAACGAGCAGGCGATGGTGCACGCGGCCGTCGGCTTCGCACGCCAGCGCAACCGGCTCTCGGCGCAGGCCGTCACCACCTCCATCGGGCCCGGCGCCACGAACCTGGTCACGGGCGCGGCCCTCGCCACCGTCAACCGGCTGCCGGTGCTGCTGCTGCCGGGCGACACGTTCGCGACGCGGCCCGCCGACCCCGTGCTCCAGCAGCTCGAACACCCGGGCGCGGGCGACATCTCGGTGAACGACGCGCTGCGCCCGGTCAGCCGCTGGTTCGACCGCGTGCACCGGCCCGAGGCGCTGGTGCCCGCGGCCCTCGATGCGATGCGCGTGCTGGCCGACCCGGCGCAGACGGGCGCGGTGACGCTGGCCCTGCCGCAGGACGTGCAGGCCGAGGCGTTCGACTGGCCCGACGCGTTCTTCGCCGTGCGCGTGTGGCCGGTGCCGAGGCCCGCGCCCGACCCGGCGGCGCTCACCGCCGCGGCGCGCGCGATCCGGGCCGCGCGCCGCCCGTTGCTCGTGGCCGGCGGAGGGGTGCACCACAGCGAGGCGGAGGACGCGCTGCGGGAGCTGGCCGACGCCACCGGCATCCCGGTGGCCACCACGCAGGCGGGCAAGGGCGCGCTGCCGCACGACCACCCGTGCGAGGTGGGCGGCGTCGGGCACACCGGCTCGGCCGTCGCGGACGACCTGGCCGGGCGCGCCGACCTGGTGATCGGCGTCGGCACCCGCTGGACGGACTTCACCACCGCGTCCGGGACGCTGTTCGCCGAGCCGTCCGTCCGGTTCGTCAACCTGTCGATCACGGGCCATGACGCGCACAAGATGGGCGGGCTGCCCCTGGTCGCGGACGCGCGCGCCGGTCTGACGGCGCTCACGCGGGCGCTCGACGGCCACCGGGTCGCGGAGGAGTACGTGATGGAGTACACGGCGGGCAAGGAGCGCTGGAACGCGGTCACGCGCGCCGCGTTCACCCCGCGCGCCGAGAGCGACCGCCCCACGCAGACGCACGTGATCGGCGCGCTGGACGCGGTCGTCGGGGACGCGGACGTCCTCGTGAACGCGGCCGGCTCGCTGCCGGGCGACCTGCACAAGCTGTGGCGCGCCAGGTCGCCGCGCCAATACCACCTGGAATACGGCTACTCCTGCATGGGCTACGAGATCCCCGGGGCCATCGGCGTCGGCCTGGCCGCGCCGGGCACAGCGGTGTGGGCGCTCGTGGGCGACGGCACGTACCTGATGATGCCGACGGAGCTGGTCACGGCCGTGCAGGAGGGCATCGCGCTGAAGCTCGTGCTGCTCCAGAACCACGGCTACGCGTCCATCGGCGGGCTGTCGGAGGCGACCGGCGCCGAGGGGTTCGGCACCGCCTACCGGTACCGCGCCGCCGACGGCTCGTTCACCGGCGACCCGCTGCCGGTCGACCTGGGCGCGAACGCCGCCTCGCTCGGCCTGACCGTCTTCCGGGCGGCGACCTGCGGGGAGTTGCGGGGCGCGCTGGCGGCGGCGCGCGCCGCCCGGGGGCCCGCGTGCGTGTACGTCGAGACGGACCCGGCGGCCACGGCGCCGCCCGCGGCGGCGTGGTGGGACGTTCCCGTGGCGCAGACCTCGGCCCGGCCGGCCGCGCGGCGGGCCCGCGAGGAGTACGAACGGCGGGCCGCGGGCCGCCGCCGCCACCTGTGACCCCGCCCGCGGCGCCCGCGGGCGCGGGGCCGCCGGGCGGTCCGCACGTTCCGCACCTCTCGCACGTTCCGCACGGCCAGAACGAAGGAGTGCACGGCATGAGGACCATCGGCCACTTCGTCGACAACGCGCCGGCCGCCGGCCGCTCGGGGCGGCACGGGCCGGTCCACGACCCCGCGACCGGCGAGCTGACCGCGCGGGTCGCGCTCGCCTCGGCCGCCGAGGTGGACGCGGCCGTGGCCGCCGCAGCGGCGGCGGCGCGCTCGTGGGGGCGCGCGTCGCTCGCGCGGCGCACCGGGGTGCTGTTCCGGTACCGCGAGCTGCTGGTGGCGCACCGCGAGGACGTGGCCGCGCTGATCACGGCCGAGCACGGCAAGGTGCCGGGCGACGCGCTCGGCGAGGTCGCGCGCGGTCTTGAGATCGTGGAACTGGCCTGCGGCATCCCGGAGAAGCTCAAGGGCGAGCTGTCCATGGAGGTGTCCACAGGTGTGGACGTGGCGTCGATCAGGCAGCCGCTCGGCGTGGTCGCCGGCATCACGCCGTTCAACTTCCCCGCCATGGTGCCGCTGTGGATGTTCCCGCTCGCGGTGGCCTGCGGGAACGCGTTCGTCCTCAAGCCGAGCGAGAAGGCGCCGTCCGCCGCGCTGCTGCTGGCCTCGCTGGCCGCCGAGGCCGGGCTGCCGGCCGGCGTGCTGAACGTCGTCAACGGCGACCGCGAGGCCGTCGGCCGGCTGCTCGCCCACCCGGACGTGGCGGCGGTGAGCTTCGTCGGCTCGACGCCGGTGGCGCGCGCGGTGCACCGCGAGGCGACGGCGCACGGCAAGCGGGTGCAGGCGCTCGGCGGCGCCAAGAACCACATGCTGGTGCTGCCCGACGCCGACCTCGACCTGGCGGCGGACGCCGCGGTCGGCGCGGCCTACGGCTCCGCGGGCGAGCGGTGCATGGCGGTCTCCGTGCTGGTCGCGGTCGGCGAGGACACCGCGGACGCGCTGGTGGAACGCCTCGCCGCGCGCGCCGCCGCGGTGCGGGTGGGCCCCGGCACCGACCCGGACGCGGAGATGGGGCCGCTGATCACGGCCGCGCACCGCGAGCGCGTGGCCGGCTACGTCGCGGGCGCGGCGGCCCAGGGCGCGCGGGTCGTGCTCGACGGCACCGGGCTGCGCGTGCCGGGGCACGAGGCGGGCTTCTTCCTCGGGGTGTCCCTGCTCGACCGCGTGACCGCGGAGATGGACGCCTACCGCGACGAGATCTTCGGCCCGGTGCTGTGCGTGGTGCGGGCCGCGTCGTACGAGGAGGCGATCGCGTTGATCAACGCCTCGCCGTGGGGGAACGGTTCGGCCGTGTTCACGCGGGACGGGCGCGCGGCCC
Above is a genomic segment from Streptomyces marincola containing:
- a CDS encoding ATP-binding cassette domain-containing protein, encoding MSDNDTGARAGRELVRLTGVGKTYGTNRALHGVDLTVRAGEVTCVLGDNGAGKSTLIKIVSGLHRHSEGELLIDGEPARLSSPRDALARGIAAVYQDLATVTLMPVWRNFWLGSELTRGPWPLQRLDIPRMKRVADESLRAMGIALDDMEQPIGSLSGGQRQSVAIARAVHFGARVLILDEPTAALGVKQSGVVLKYVAAARERGLGVVFITHNPHHAYLVGDHFTVLRLGTVELSEPRERVTLEELTLHMAGGAELAALKHELARVGGVDTGSLPDAPARPGTPGERGEDDQHTGTTEDTPDAPGGRERS
- a CDS encoding ABC transporter permease, which produces MTAPSLPRRVLSRPEMGALIGALAVYVLFWAVAPTFRQLDSLSTVLYQSSTLGIMGLAVALLMIGGEFDLSAGVAVTSSALTASMVAFQFTLNVWSGVLVALVLSLAIGAFNGLMLVRTRLPSFLITLGTFLMLQGLNLAITKAVTGNVATDSIRDMEGFEQARQVFSSTLGIGGTNIRVTVLWWLGFAALAAWVLLRTKYGNWIFAAGGDQDSARAVGVPVAFVKVSLFMLVGFTAWFVGMHQLFAFNTIQSGGGVGNELLYIAAAVIGGCLLTGGYGSITGPVIGAFLFGMVSQGIVYADWDPDWFMFFLGAMLLLATLLNLYVRKQATRRRGA
- a CDS encoding sugar ABC transporter substrate-binding protein, with the translated sequence MKRVYRTAGAALCAAGLLLATACSSSTGGKAARERAEEAAAAGVADTPRMKVALITHGAPGDTFWDTVRKGAEAGAQKSNAELVYASDPAVSGQANLIQNAIDQDVDGIAISLANPEGLTGAIQQAAEAGIPVVGLNSGMDTWQDLGLLSFFGQDETVSGQAFGERLNDEGAEHAVCVIHEQGNVGHEARCAGVADTFEGETEILYVEGADMPSVRATIEAKLRQEPAVDYVVALGAPFALTAVDSVADAGSDATVATFDLNTEVVPAIEDGRVEFAVDQQPYLQGYLAIDSLWLYHNNGNFSGGGAEPVLTGPAFVDRDNIGEVAEYARNGTR
- the iolC gene encoding 5-dehydro-2-deoxygluconokinase, encoding MAGPLDLITMGRIGVDLYPLETGVPLARVETFGKFLGGSPTNVAVAAARLGRSAAVISRTGRDPFGDYCRQALAEFGVDDRWVTPVDGLPTPVTFCEIFPPDDFPLYFYRQPKAPDLVIEPDELDLASVAAARVFWASGTGLCEEPSRTATLTALAARSAAGGAGRVATVFDLDWRPVFWPEGSAAAARPHYLAALAHATVAVGNVAECEVATGEREPLACAEALLAAGVELAVVKRGPAGVLLAHRDGRVAEVPPHPVEVVNGLGAGDAFGGALCHGLLAGWPPDRLARYANAAGALVAGRLACSAAMPFAHEVDALLAAAAPGGAA
- a CDS encoding Cgl0159 family (beta/alpha)8-fold protein, with amino-acid sequence MSIDVTELVTVRSRHPEAIAEAAARRARRPLLGERGRLLIIAADHPARGALAVGGRKLAMGNRLDLLERLTLALSRPGVDGVLGTADILDDLLLLGALERKVVIGSMNRGGLAGSVFELDDRFTGHRAEDIARLGFDAGKLLLRIDRSDAGSLSTLHAAARTVDEMAARRLPVFVEPFLCRRVDGRVTSDLGAEAVATSLAIASGLGGTSAYTWLKVPVAAAPEATERALAATTLPAVLLGGDVTADQDAVFGRWRAALRLPTVRGLVVGRALLYPPDGDVAKAVDTAVGLL
- the iolB gene encoding 5-deoxy-glucuronate isomerase, with the translated sequence MTVNARTEAAARRHLPAGSASAGPYSLDISPASAGWAHSSLRILPLAPGGLHTFATGDSEWIVLPLAGSCTVTAEGRTFELAGRTDVFTAVSDFAYVPRDAEATVASAGGGRFALAGARCARRLPARRGAAEGVPVELRGAGACSRQVNNFAAAGVFEADRLIAVEVLTPGGNWSSYPPHKHDEAVPGAESRLEEIYYYEIAAAPGGPGAEGVGYQRVTPAGPGGTDVLAEVRGGDAVLIPDGWHGPSIAAPGHDMYYLNVMAGPDAERAWLISDHPDHAWVRDRWRDEVPDPRLPLYAPGAPGAGR
- the iolD gene encoding 3D-(3,5/4)-trihydroxycyclohexane-1,2-dione acylhydrolase (decyclizing), with amino-acid sequence MSARLTVAQALVRFLARQYTERDGLRHRLIDSCWGVFGHGNVAGLGQALVESGHAPGAELPFHQGRNEQAMVHAAVGFARQRNRLSAQAVTTSIGPGATNLVTGAALATVNRLPVLLLPGDTFATRPADPVLQQLEHPGAGDISVNDALRPVSRWFDRVHRPEALVPAALDAMRVLADPAQTGAVTLALPQDVQAEAFDWPDAFFAVRVWPVPRPAPDPAALTAAARAIRAARRPLLVAGGGVHHSEAEDALRELADATGIPVATTQAGKGALPHDHPCEVGGVGHTGSAVADDLAGRADLVIGVGTRWTDFTTASGTLFAEPSVRFVNLSITGHDAHKMGGLPLVADARAGLTALTRALDGHRVAEEYVMEYTAGKERWNAVTRAAFTPRAESDRPTQTHVIGALDAVVGDADVLVNAAGSLPGDLHKLWRARSPRQYHLEYGYSCMGYEIPGAIGVGLAAPGTAVWALVGDGTYLMMPTELVTAVQEGIALKLVLLQNHGYASIGGLSEATGAEGFGTAYRYRAADGSFTGDPLPVDLGANAASLGLTVFRAATCGELRGALAAARAARGPACVYVETDPAATAPPAAAWWDVPVAQTSARPAARRAREEYERRAAGRRRHL
- the mmsA gene encoding CoA-acylating methylmalonate-semialdehyde dehydrogenase; translated protein: MRTIGHFVDNAPAAGRSGRHGPVHDPATGELTARVALASAAEVDAAVAAAAAAARSWGRASLARRTGVLFRYRELLVAHREDVAALITAEHGKVPGDALGEVARGLEIVELACGIPEKLKGELSMEVSTGVDVASIRQPLGVVAGITPFNFPAMVPLWMFPLAVACGNAFVLKPSEKAPSAALLLASLAAEAGLPAGVLNVVNGDREAVGRLLAHPDVAAVSFVGSTPVARAVHREATAHGKRVQALGGAKNHMLVLPDADLDLAADAAVGAAYGSAGERCMAVSVLVAVGEDTADALVERLAARAAAVRVGPGTDPDAEMGPLITAAHRERVAGYVAGAAAQGARVVLDGTGLRVPGHEAGFFLGVSLLDRVTAEMDAYRDEIFGPVLCVVRAASYEEAIALINASPWGNGSAVFTRDGRAARRFQLEVETGMVGVNVPIPVPVGYHSFGGWKASLFGDHHVYGNDGVRFLTRGKVITSRWPEPAEGGGGLGFPRNS